ACCTCTTTTTGTTGAGGGTCGAGTTTTGAAGCACTATCACGGCAACCCAAAATCAAAATTAAATTAGTTTTTCTCTTTAATTTTTCAGATCTTCCATATGCCTCAATCAAAGAAGGTATATTTTTTCTTCGTACAGCTCTAGAAATAGTCAATAATGGAGGTTTAGAAGAATCCTTTAGAAAAGGTTTCATCATAATATCAATTTCAGCCGTCTCTGTTGTCGAGTGAATATGGTGAAACTTATTATGATCAACACCAGGCGGAATCACTTTAGCTTTGTGAATTGAAAAAGAAGAATATTGAGAATATTGATAAACGGACTCTTGTTTAGTGCTTGTAACAACAATATCTGCTGTCTTTAATGCATTTTCTTCTGCCTCAATTCTTTTACTTATGGAATAAAGCTTTTCTATTTGATTGGTGTTTAAACCGGTATCAAGCAATTTCCTCTTTTTTTCTCTTCCTAGAGAATGACCAGTAAAAATAAGTGGAACATCCAAGGATTTACTGAGTTTAACCCCTACGTAACCAGCATCTGCATAATGTGCATGAATAAAATTAGGCTTTTTATTTTTTTTATAGTAAGAGATAAGAGTTTCAGTTAAATCGTCTAAATAAGACCAAAGTAATTCCTTTCTTAAATATTTATTAGGTCCAAATTTAAATCTTAAAATTTTAACTCCAGGTTCCACAAATTCTTCTTCTTGAGAATATTCATCGTCAACTTTAGGATCATTGATTAAACGAGTAACTAAATCTACTTGATCGACTTCTGAAGTATTAGCCAAACTTTTGACTAACTCTAAAACGTATTGTGTTTGCCCTCCTGTATCTGGATCCCTGCCTAATTCAAGATTCCTAGAGCGTATCAGACCATGTAAATGTAAATGTAAAAAATTAAATCTCATTCTGCAAATCCTCCGATCAACCGCCATTAATACAAATAAGATGAATTTCCAAAGGAAATATTAAGAAAGCATTATGATTTTAAAAATTTTAATCCGGAAGATTTTAAAAAAGCTGCTGTAGACTGATATTAAGTCACTTTAAAAAGAATTTCTTTTTGCTGAAATAATTAAAATACAAAGAAATACAACAAGAATTTTCTTATTTTAGAACCTTTTTAAGATATTTTGCTGTATGACTTAAGGGATGTTTCGCTACATCCTCAGGGATCCCTTCTGCAATAATTTCTCCACCTTTATCGCCTCCATCAGGTCCTAAATCAATGATCCAATCAGAACATCTAATTACATCTAAGTTATGTTCAATAACAATTACTGAATTACCCTTGTCTACCAAACGTTGTATCACATCCATTAATTTATGAACATCATAAAAACTAAGACCTGTAGTTGGTTCATCAATCAAGTATAGAGTTTTTCCAG
This region of Prochlorococcus sp. MIT 0604 genomic DNA includes:
- a CDS encoding glycosyltransferase — translated: MRFNFLHLHLHGLIRSRNLELGRDPDTGGQTQYVLELVKSLANTSEVDQVDLVTRLINDPKVDDEYSQEEEFVEPGVKILRFKFGPNKYLRKELLWSYLDDLTETLISYYKKNKKPNFIHAHYADAGYVGVKLSKSLDVPLIFTGHSLGREKKRKLLDTGLNTNQIEKLYSISKRIEAEENALKTADIVVTSTKQESVYQYSQYSSFSIHKAKVIPPGVDHNKFHHIHSTTETAEIDIMMKPFLKDSSKPPLLTISRAVRRKNIPSLIEAYGRSEKLKRKTNLILILGCRDSASKLDPQQKEVFHNIFEMIDKYNLYGKVAYPKKHLPSQIPALYRWAASRGGVFVNPALTEPFGLTLLEASSCGLPIISTNDGGPKEIHSKCENGLLVDVTDINELKVILERGILNNNQWKLWSRNGIEGVNRHFSWNTHVRNYLSILTEEFSRSNSYSSSDIKQSCLKGSSSLIKPH